A region from the Arthrobacter gengyunqii genome encodes:
- a CDS encoding thioredoxin domain-containing protein gives MAGRLQGEASAYLRQHAGNPVDWWPFGDEAFAEARRRNVPVFISVGYAACHWCHVMAHESFEDPATAAFLKENFVSIKVDREERPDVDAVYMAATQAMTGQGGWPMSVFTLPDGRTFYAGTYFPPRPVQGMPSFRDVLEAVASAWKDRPDEVRESAGQLAAHLASAQQGNRRLLGAVLDTGLESDTGDDAAAAAEASHRVLSGAVETLAGLEDRQFGGFGGAPKFPPSTVLRFLLAHAGTGASREASAGPATASEAAELADRTLGAMARSALYDQLEGGFARYTVDRRWAVPHFEKMLYDNVQLLSLYAQWARTAGDPGDRRLALRVTRETADWMIGRLRVEGGGFASSLDADTVIEGHRVEGGTYTWTPGQLREALDPGHAQEVLDLLDLESGNMAAHGGTPGPDGSIGSTLHFGRALSASEEELWLRHRPSLLAARNRRPQPERDDKVVAGWNGLAVGALASAAVVLADMGEGTAEKEEAARVLRAAEDAASYLLHVHRAGPTLRRVSHDGRAQGIEGLLEDYAAVAEGLFTLYAATGNEQWYTEAEALVHAAEQRFLVAGVLQDTAVRPNQLANAQGAQAAADPLDGPTPSGAALFAGVLLTYSAYSGSLRHRALAQALLRHVEVVGAQAPQAAGWAMSVLQFLLDGPRELAVAGTDAAAVADLLRAARDAGGPGLVIASRIAAPAAGAGTAFETRVPLMEGRDPGSAAAVAYLCRGMVCRRPVSSAAELNALITGE, from the coding sequence ATGGCCGGCAGACTGCAGGGTGAGGCTTCGGCCTATCTGCGCCAGCATGCCGGCAACCCGGTGGACTGGTGGCCGTTTGGTGATGAAGCCTTCGCCGAGGCGAGGCGCCGGAACGTTCCCGTCTTCATTTCGGTGGGTTATGCGGCCTGCCACTGGTGCCATGTCATGGCCCACGAATCCTTCGAAGACCCCGCCACCGCGGCCTTTCTGAAGGAGAACTTCGTCTCCATTAAGGTGGACCGCGAGGAACGCCCGGACGTGGACGCCGTGTACATGGCGGCCACCCAGGCCATGACGGGCCAGGGCGGCTGGCCGATGAGCGTCTTCACCCTTCCGGACGGCCGGACGTTCTATGCCGGAACGTATTTCCCGCCGCGTCCGGTCCAGGGAATGCCGTCCTTCCGGGACGTCCTGGAGGCGGTTGCCTCCGCGTGGAAAGACCGTCCGGATGAGGTCCGGGAGAGTGCCGGGCAACTGGCGGCACACCTCGCCTCAGCCCAGCAGGGAAACCGGCGGTTGCTGGGCGCGGTCCTGGACACCGGCCTGGAATCGGATACCGGCGATGACGCGGCCGCGGCCGCGGAGGCGTCGCACCGTGTCCTGTCCGGCGCCGTCGAGACACTCGCCGGTCTTGAGGACCGGCAGTTCGGCGGGTTCGGGGGTGCGCCGAAGTTTCCGCCGTCCACGGTGCTGCGGTTCCTGCTGGCACACGCCGGCACCGGAGCATCCAGGGAAGCCTCCGCCGGGCCAGCCACTGCATCCGAAGCTGCGGAACTGGCGGACCGGACCCTGGGCGCGATGGCCCGCAGCGCCCTGTATGACCAGCTTGAGGGCGGCTTTGCCCGGTATACGGTGGACCGCCGCTGGGCCGTCCCGCATTTTGAAAAGATGCTTTATGACAACGTCCAGCTGCTGTCGCTCTACGCGCAGTGGGCGCGGACGGCCGGTGATCCCGGAGACCGGAGGCTTGCCCTGCGGGTGACCCGTGAGACGGCGGACTGGATGATCGGCCGGCTGCGGGTGGAGGGAGGCGGATTCGCTTCGTCCCTGGACGCTGACACTGTCATTGAGGGACACCGCGTGGAGGGCGGCACCTACACCTGGACGCCCGGGCAGCTGCGGGAGGCCCTGGATCCCGGGCACGCGCAGGAAGTGCTGGATTTGCTGGACCTGGAATCCGGGAACATGGCCGCCCACGGCGGAACGCCGGGTCCCGACGGCAGCATCGGCAGCACCCTGCACTTCGGCCGGGCGCTGAGTGCCTCCGAGGAAGAACTCTGGCTGCGGCACCGGCCGTCCCTGCTGGCCGCGCGAAACCGCCGACCGCAGCCGGAACGCGATGACAAAGTGGTGGCCGGGTGGAACGGGCTGGCCGTTGGTGCGCTGGCCTCCGCCGCCGTTGTCCTCGCTGATATGGGGGAGGGCACGGCGGAGAAGGAGGAGGCCGCCCGCGTTCTCCGCGCCGCCGAGGACGCTGCCTCCTACCTTCTGCACGTACACCGCGCCGGGCCCACGCTGCGCCGGGTGTCACACGACGGGCGGGCGCAGGGCATTGAAGGGCTGCTGGAGGACTATGCGGCTGTAGCGGAAGGCTTGTTCACGCTCTACGCCGCCACCGGGAACGAGCAGTGGTACACCGAGGCCGAAGCGCTGGTTCACGCCGCGGAACAGCGTTTCCTTGTTGCCGGGGTGCTGCAGGACACCGCTGTGCGGCCCAACCAGCTGGCCAATGCCCAGGGCGCGCAGGCCGCCGCCGATCCTCTGGACGGGCCAACCCCCAGCGGGGCAGCCCTGTTCGCCGGCGTGCTGCTGACCTACTCCGCGTATTCGGGATCGCTGCGGCACCGGGCGCTGGCGCAGGCGCTCCTGCGGCACGTGGAAGTGGTGGGCGCCCAGGCACCGCAGGCGGCCGGGTGGGCCATGTCGGTGCTGCAGTTCCTGCTGGACGGGCCGAGGGAACTGGCGGTGGCCGGTACGGATGCCGCGGCCGTTGCCGACCTGCTCCGGGCAGCGCGCGACGCCGGCGGGCCGGGCCTGGTGATTGCCTCGCGGATCGCGGCGCCCGCCGCTGGGGCCGGCACCGCCTTTGAAACACGCGTGCCGCTGATGGAAGGGCGGGATCCGGGTTCCGCAGCTGCGGTGGCCTACCTGTGCCGGGGGATGGTCTGCCGTCGGCCGGTCAGCTCAGCTGCCGAACTGAACGCGCTGATCACCGGGGAGTAA
- the trhA gene encoding PAQR family membrane homeostasis protein TrhA translates to MTSSSSSAPPEHNPSSRKAPGPVESAVERAADILEIKPRFRGWLHAGATPFVLAAGIILISLAPTTGTRIASAVYAVTGVLLFGVSAVYHRGNWSPRVKTILKRLDHTNIMLVIAGSYTPLAWSLLPPEKAKVLLWFIWCGAAAGVLFRLLWLHAPRWVYTPAYIVLGLAALFYIPDFFRVNPAAAVLVLVGGALYIAGAVIYAMKKPNPSLDWFGFHEIFHAFTLLGFACHYAAILMAVLSVGAS, encoded by the coding sequence ATGACATCTTCATCGTCGTCCGCTCCGCCGGAGCACAATCCCAGCTCTCGGAAAGCTCCCGGACCGGTTGAATCCGCTGTGGAACGTGCCGCGGACATCCTGGAGATCAAACCTCGATTCCGGGGCTGGCTCCACGCCGGAGCAACACCGTTTGTCCTGGCCGCCGGGATCATCCTGATCTCCCTGGCCCCCACCACGGGAACCCGGATAGCCTCCGCGGTGTACGCAGTCACGGGTGTGCTGCTGTTCGGCGTTTCGGCCGTCTACCACCGGGGCAACTGGTCGCCCAGGGTCAAGACCATCCTCAAGCGGCTGGACCACACCAACATCATGCTGGTCATCGCCGGGTCCTACACTCCCCTGGCCTGGTCCCTGCTGCCGCCGGAAAAGGCCAAGGTCCTGCTGTGGTTCATCTGGTGCGGAGCCGCGGCAGGGGTGCTGTTCCGGCTGCTCTGGCTGCACGCACCGCGCTGGGTCTATACGCCGGCCTACATTGTCCTGGGCCTGGCGGCATTGTTCTACATCCCGGATTTCTTCAGGGTCAACCCCGCGGCAGCGGTGCTGGTTCTGGTGGGCGGGGCGCTGTACATCGCCGGAGCCGTCATCTACGCGATGAAGAAACCCAACCCCTCACTGGACTGGTTCGGTTTCCACGAGATTTTTCACGCCTTCACGCTGCTTGGATTCGCGTGCCACTACGCAGCCATCCTGATGGCAGTGCTGTCGGTGGGCGCTTCCTGA
- a CDS encoding isoprenyl transferase: MRFPGVAYAFYERKLRRSLSPDRIPEHIGVMVDGNRRWAKLAGAPTSDGHQAGADKILEFLGWCQELGVHRVTLYMLSTDNLNRDPDELDPLLDIIGNTLDRLGERGDLRVNAVGALDILPANLAAKLNALKASTSGASGLHVNVAIGYGGRREIVDAVKELLNDAAAHGKTIEEITEELCDTQISEYLYTRGQPDPELVIRTSGEQRLSGFLMWQSAYSEFYFCEALWPDFRRVDFLRALRDYADRQRRFGS, from the coding sequence ATGAGGTTCCCGGGCGTCGCGTATGCCTTCTACGAACGCAAGCTGCGCCGCAGCCTCAGCCCGGACCGCATTCCCGAGCACATAGGCGTCATGGTGGACGGCAACCGGCGGTGGGCAAAACTGGCCGGCGCCCCCACGAGTGACGGCCATCAGGCAGGCGCGGACAAGATTCTGGAATTCCTGGGCTGGTGCCAGGAACTGGGTGTGCACCGGGTGACGCTGTACATGCTCTCCACCGACAACTTGAACCGGGACCCGGATGAACTGGATCCGCTCCTGGACATCATCGGCAACACCTTGGACCGGCTGGGGGAGAGGGGAGACCTGAGGGTCAACGCCGTCGGCGCCCTGGACATCCTGCCCGCCAACCTCGCGGCCAAGCTCAATGCCCTCAAAGCCAGCACCAGCGGGGCCAGCGGACTGCACGTCAACGTTGCCATCGGCTACGGCGGCCGCCGGGAGATCGTGGACGCCGTCAAGGAACTGCTGAATGACGCCGCCGCGCACGGCAAAACGATCGAGGAGATCACCGAGGAACTGTGCGATACGCAGATCTCCGAGTATCTCTACACGCGCGGCCAGCCGGATCCGGAGCTGGTCATCCGCACCTCCGGCGAACAGCGGCTCTCCGGATTCCTGATGTGGCAAAGCGCTTACAGCGAGTTCTATTTCTGCGAAGCCCTCTGGCCGGACTTCCGCCGGGTGGACTTCCTGCGTGCCCTGCGTGACTACGCCGATCGGCAGCGCCGCTTCGGTTCCTGA
- a CDS encoding PhoH family protein codes for MAISSSPRTSPDAEGYVLDTSVLLSDPKAILRFAEHEVIVPLVVITELEKKRHDPELGYFARTALRLLDDLRIEHGGLSEPIPLGDSGGTLRVELNHVSVDVLPAGIRGTDNDSRILAVARNLADEGRNITVVSKDLPMRVKASAVGLKTDEYRSDLVRDSGWTGVVELDVAEADVDGLYEHRPVFIPAAAELPVNTGVVLLSGRGSALGRVGADKQVRLVRGDRDVFGLHGRSAEQRLAIDLLMDSEVGIVSLGGRAGTGKSALALCAGLEAVLERREHRKVVVFRPLYAVGGQELGYLPGTEAEKMGPWGQAVFDTLEALVSKEVLEEVLDRGMLEVLPLTHIRGRSLHDSFVIVDEAQSLEKNVLLTVLSRIGQNSRVVLTHDVAQRDNLRVGRHDGVAAVVETLKGHPLFGHITLTRSERSPIAALVTELLEEGQIG; via the coding sequence GTGGCTATTTCTTCCTCTCCGCGAACCTCTCCCGATGCCGAAGGCTATGTGCTGGACACCTCGGTCCTGCTCTCGGACCCCAAGGCGATCCTGCGCTTCGCTGAACATGAGGTGATTGTTCCGCTGGTCGTCATTACCGAACTGGAGAAAAAACGCCATGATCCGGAACTCGGATACTTTGCCCGGACTGCCCTGCGCCTGCTGGATGACCTGCGGATTGAACACGGCGGGCTGAGCGAACCCATCCCGCTGGGCGACTCCGGGGGCACCCTGCGGGTGGAACTGAACCATGTGTCGGTGGACGTCCTTCCGGCCGGTATCCGCGGAACCGACAATGACAGCCGCATCCTCGCCGTCGCCCGGAATCTCGCGGATGAGGGACGGAACATCACCGTGGTGTCCAAGGATCTGCCCATGCGGGTCAAGGCTTCGGCCGTGGGACTCAAAACCGACGAGTACCGCAGCGACCTGGTCCGGGACTCGGGCTGGACCGGCGTCGTCGAACTGGATGTTGCCGAAGCCGATGTTGACGGCCTGTATGAACACCGCCCCGTGTTTATTCCGGCAGCGGCGGAACTGCCGGTGAACACCGGGGTGGTCCTGCTCTCCGGCCGGGGCTCTGCGCTGGGGCGGGTCGGTGCGGACAAGCAGGTGCGGCTGGTCCGCGGGGACCGCGATGTGTTTGGCCTGCACGGGCGATCGGCGGAACAGCGGCTGGCGATCGATCTGCTGATGGATTCGGAGGTGGGGATCGTGTCCCTGGGCGGCCGGGCCGGCACCGGCAAGTCAGCCCTCGCGCTCTGCGCCGGGCTGGAAGCCGTGCTGGAGCGGCGGGAGCACCGCAAGGTGGTGGTTTTCCGGCCGCTGTATGCCGTCGGAGGCCAGGAACTGGGTTACCTGCCCGGCACGGAGGCCGAGAAAATGGGGCCGTGGGGCCAGGCAGTCTTCGACACGCTTGAGGCCCTGGTGTCCAAGGAGGTGCTGGAGGAGGTCCTGGACCGGGGCATGCTGGAGGTCCTTCCGCTGACGCATATCCGCGGACGGTCCCTGCATGACTCGTTCGTGATCGTGGATGAGGCGCAGTCGCTGGAGAAGAACGTGCTCCTGACGGTTTTGTCCAGGATTGGCCAGAACTCGCGCGTGGTCCTGACCCACGACGTCGCGCAGCGCGACAACCTGCGGGTGGGACGCCATGACGGGGTGGCCGCCGTCGTCGAGACGCTGAAGGGCCATCCGCTGTTTGGACACATCACCCTGACCCGATCGGAGCGCTCGCCGATCGCGGCCCTGGTGACGGAGCTGCTGGAGGAGGGGCAGATCGGCTGA
- a CDS encoding prepilin peptidase, whose amino-acid sequence MVGILGEYRSLGGAAFWVLCAAAVYFVVLAVRLAAIDAATHRLPNRIVLPAYPASAVLLGAAALAAGEASRIPGMVLAGAVLWSAYFLLRFGNPSGLGFGDVKLAGVLGLWLGFVGWGHVLAGTFAAFLLGGLWGLWLIVSKRGTAKTSIAFGPFMLAGAALALAVPGLQ is encoded by the coding sequence ATGGTGGGGATTCTGGGGGAATACCGGTCGCTGGGCGGCGCTGCGTTCTGGGTGCTGTGCGCGGCTGCTGTCTATTTTGTGGTCCTGGCGGTGCGGCTGGCCGCCATTGATGCGGCGACGCACCGCCTGCCGAACCGGATCGTGCTGCCGGCCTATCCGGCGTCGGCCGTCCTGCTGGGCGCGGCCGCACTTGCCGCCGGAGAGGCGTCCCGGATCCCCGGGATGGTGCTGGCCGGCGCCGTGCTGTGGAGCGCCTACTTCCTGCTGCGGTTCGGCAACCCCTCGGGCCTGGGCTTCGGCGATGTAAAACTGGCCGGCGTCCTGGGGCTCTGGTTGGGGTTTGTGGGGTGGGGGCACGTGCTGGCCGGCACCTTCGCCGCCTTCCTGCTGGGCGGGCTGTGGGGGTTGTGGCTGATCGTTTCCAAGCGTGGAACGGCCAAGACGTCGATCGCGTTCGGGCCGTTCATGCTGGCCGGAGCCGCGTTGGCCCTGGCTGTGCCTGGCCTACAGTAG
- a CDS encoding NUDIX hydrolase: protein MPTPDFVLSLREKIGHELLWLPGITGVVLNGDQQVLLVRRADNGRWTLITGMLEPGEEPAAGTLREVQEETGVTAEIEHLIHVGSHGPITFPNGDRCTFLNVGFRCRYVSGQARVNDDESTDVGWFDLDNLPELSERHLMLLDLALEADGVPAFER, encoded by the coding sequence ATGCCTACGCCAGATTTTGTCCTGTCCCTGCGCGAAAAAATCGGTCACGAACTGCTGTGGCTGCCCGGGATCACCGGGGTTGTCCTGAACGGGGACCAACAGGTGCTGCTGGTCCGGCGGGCCGACAACGGCCGCTGGACCCTGATCACCGGGATGCTGGAGCCGGGCGAGGAACCCGCCGCCGGAACCCTCCGCGAGGTCCAGGAGGAAACAGGGGTTACCGCTGAAATTGAGCACCTCATCCACGTCGGTTCCCACGGTCCCATCACCTTTCCCAACGGGGACCGGTGCACTTTCCTGAACGTGGGGTTCCGCTGCCGCTATGTCAGCGGCCAGGCGAGGGTCAATGACGACGAATCCACCGACGTCGGCTGGTTTGACCTGGATAATCTGCCGGAGCTGAGCGAACGGCACCTTATGTTGCTGGACCTGGCGTTGGAGGCCGACGGCGTCCCCGCCTTTGAGCGCTAG
- a CDS encoding MDR family MFS transporter, producing MTATDTQGSAPLLLTQKRIWIIFSALIAGMLLSSLDQTIVSTAMPTIVGELGGVEHQTWITTAYLLATTIVMPIYGKFGDVLGRRNLFLFAIALFTAASVGCAFATDFWGFVIFRAIQGLGGGGLMILSQAIIADIVPANQRGKYLGPLGGIFGLSAVAGPLLGGFFVDHMTWEWAFYINIPIGIIAFLVAFFTLTLPNKKATKRIDIGGVVFLSIATTCLIFFTDFGGRDDHGWTDPLTVAFGAGMLAAAFIFVMIERRVEDPIIPLSLFKNPIFVNATAIGFTLGMGMFAALAFVPTFLQMSTGTSAAVSGLLMLPMMVGLMGTSIYSGLAITKTGKYKKYPIMGAALVIVAMLWMTSLSADTPVWVICAQLFVFGAGLGYIMQVVVLVVQNSVPVDQIGTATSSNNYFREVGASLGVAIFGAMFTSRLAENLHEVFTAAGLDPSAAGEATATLQPAVLETLPEPLREGIVTAYADSLAPVFWYLIPFLALALVLALFLKQIPLSDVAGMVARGEAVGGDEANRLEAERLAALQGKSAATAPSDSGPGRSGRSDAGLKDTEPRNPDAG from the coding sequence ATGACCGCCACCGACACGCAGGGCTCAGCGCCGCTGCTGTTGACCCAGAAACGCATCTGGATCATTTTCTCCGCCCTGATCGCAGGCATGCTGCTTTCCAGCCTCGACCAGACCATCGTGTCCACCGCCATGCCCACCATCGTGGGTGAACTGGGCGGCGTCGAGCACCAGACCTGGATCACCACCGCCTACCTGCTGGCAACCACCATCGTGATGCCGATCTACGGCAAATTCGGTGACGTGCTGGGGCGGCGCAATCTCTTCCTTTTCGCCATTGCCCTGTTTACGGCGGCGTCCGTCGGCTGTGCCTTTGCCACTGATTTCTGGGGCTTCGTGATCTTCCGCGCCATCCAGGGCCTGGGCGGCGGCGGTTTGATGATCCTGTCCCAAGCCATCATCGCGGACATCGTGCCGGCCAACCAGCGCGGCAAGTACCTCGGCCCGCTCGGCGGCATCTTTGGTCTCTCCGCCGTCGCCGGTCCCCTGCTCGGCGGGTTCTTCGTGGACCACATGACCTGGGAATGGGCGTTCTACATCAACATCCCCATCGGCATCATCGCCTTCCTGGTTGCCTTCTTCACCCTCACCCTGCCGAACAAAAAGGCCACCAAGCGCATCGACATCGGCGGCGTCGTGTTCCTGTCCATCGCCACCACGTGCCTGATTTTCTTCACTGACTTCGGCGGCCGCGACGATCACGGCTGGACGGATCCGCTGACCGTCGCCTTCGGCGCCGGCATGCTGGCCGCCGCTTTCATCTTCGTGATGATTGAGCGCCGGGTCGAGGATCCGATCATTCCGCTGAGCCTGTTCAAGAACCCGATCTTCGTGAACGCCACTGCCATTGGTTTCACCCTGGGCATGGGCATGTTTGCCGCCCTGGCCTTCGTGCCGACGTTCCTGCAAATGTCCACCGGTACCTCCGCCGCAGTATCCGGCCTGCTGATGCTTCCCATGATGGTGGGCCTGATGGGCACCTCCATCTACTCGGGGCTGGCCATCACCAAGACCGGCAAGTACAAGAAGTACCCCATCATGGGCGCCGCGCTCGTCATCGTTGCGATGCTGTGGATGACCTCGTTGTCCGCAGACACCCCGGTCTGGGTCATTTGCGCACAGCTGTTCGTTTTTGGCGCCGGCCTGGGTTACATCATGCAGGTGGTGGTCCTGGTGGTGCAGAACTCCGTGCCCGTGGACCAGATCGGTACGGCAACGTCCAGCAACAATTACTTCCGCGAGGTGGGCGCCTCGCTGGGTGTGGCAATCTTCGGCGCCATGTTCACCTCCCGGCTGGCGGAGAACCTGCATGAGGTCTTCACCGCTGCCGGACTGGACCCAAGTGCGGCAGGAGAAGCCACAGCCACCCTGCAGCCCGCGGTGCTCGAGACGCTGCCCGAACCGCTGCGCGAGGGCATTGTCACCGCCTACGCCGATTCCCTGGCCCCGGTCTTCTGGTACCTGATTCCGTTCCTGGCCCTCGCGCTTGTCCTGGCTCTGTTCCTGAAGCAGATTCCGCTCTCCGACGTGGCCGGCATGGTGGCCCGCGGCGAAGCCGTGGGCGGCGACGAGGCGAACCGCCTCGAAGCCGAACGCCTGGCCGCCCTGCAGGGAAAGTCTGCGGCCACCGCGCCGTCGGACTCAGGCCCGGGCCGCTCCGGACGGTCAGATGCCGGACTGAAGGACACCGAACCCCGGAACCCTGACGCCGGATAG
- a CDS encoding TetR/AcrR family transcriptional regulator, which produces MTDSASTDGYGLRERKRIATKLAIITAARILTAERGFSGYTVEELCEEVGISRRTFFNYFPAKEDAVLGSPADEIPADLAEEFIARGAGSNPGAVSSSLLADFVDFAAAVMDRMVMSRDQMASLKLAVAAEPRLLERVLYGSREAEAAFAVILSAREGLAVADPRIQAILAVFTALTQRAGAAFFDPGNTRPYRQILTEAVNAMHEVVASSTPLTDPSSKDPS; this is translated from the coding sequence GTGACTGATAGTGCATCGACTGACGGGTACGGCCTCCGCGAACGCAAACGCATCGCGACCAAGCTCGCCATCATTACCGCGGCCCGCATCCTGACGGCAGAGCGCGGCTTTTCGGGGTACACGGTGGAGGAACTCTGCGAGGAAGTCGGCATTTCCCGGCGTACGTTCTTCAATTACTTCCCGGCCAAGGAAGACGCCGTCCTCGGCTCACCGGCAGACGAGATTCCCGCTGACCTGGCCGAGGAGTTTATTGCCCGGGGAGCCGGTTCCAATCCGGGAGCGGTATCTTCCTCGCTGCTGGCCGACTTCGTGGACTTTGCCGCGGCAGTGATGGACCGGATGGTTATGTCCCGGGACCAGATGGCCTCGCTCAAGCTGGCTGTCGCCGCCGAGCCGCGGCTCCTGGAACGAGTCCTGTACGGGTCCCGGGAAGCCGAGGCCGCCTTCGCGGTCATCCTGTCCGCACGTGAAGGCCTGGCAGTCGCCGACCCGAGGATCCAAGCCATCCTGGCGGTTTTCACCGCTTTGACGCAGCGCGCCGGAGCGGCGTTTTTCGATCCCGGAAACACCCGCCCCTACCGTCAGATCCTCACCGAGGCCGTCAACGCCATGCACGAAGTGGTTGCCTCTTCCACTCCCCTGACCGATCCCTCATCCAAGGACCCTTCATGA
- a CDS encoding class II fumarate hydratase translates to MTSDTPEYRIEHDTMGEVRVPVNALYRAQTQRAVENFPISGKPLDSAHIAALARIKKAAATANAELGVLDAERARAIEQAADLVAGGTLDSHFPIDVFQTGSGTSSNMNTNEVLAELATRALKDAGSETTVHPNDHVNASQSSNDVFPTSVHVAATSALINDLVPALDYLAASLERKAEEFKDVVKSGRTHLMDATPVTMGQEFGGYAAQVRYGIERVQASLPRVAEVPLGGTAVGTGINTPAGFPQRVIALLAEDTGLPLTEARDHFEAQANRDALVEVSGMLRTIAVSFSKIANDLRWMGSGPNTGLGEIAIPDLQPGSSIMPGKVNPVISEAVMQVAAQVVGNDAAIAWAGTFGYFELNVGIPVIASNLLESIRLLANSSRIMADKMIDGIEANVERARYLAEASPSIVTPLNKYIGYENAAKIAKYAVKEGKTIRQAVVELGFVERGEVTEDQLDAALDVLSMTKPPQA, encoded by the coding sequence ATGACTTCTGACACTCCTGAATACCGCATCGAACATGACACCATGGGCGAGGTCCGGGTCCCGGTCAACGCCCTGTACCGCGCACAGACCCAGCGCGCCGTCGAGAACTTCCCCATCTCGGGCAAGCCCTTGGACAGCGCCCACATCGCCGCCCTGGCCCGGATCAAGAAGGCCGCCGCCACGGCCAACGCCGAGTTGGGAGTGCTCGACGCCGAGCGCGCCCGGGCGATCGAACAGGCAGCAGATCTGGTGGCCGGCGGCACCCTGGACAGCCACTTCCCGATCGACGTGTTCCAGACCGGTTCCGGCACGTCCTCGAACATGAACACCAATGAGGTCCTGGCCGAGCTCGCAACCCGCGCCCTGAAGGACGCCGGCAGCGAGACAACGGTTCACCCCAACGACCACGTCAACGCCTCGCAGTCCTCCAATGACGTTTTCCCGACCTCCGTGCACGTTGCCGCCACCTCGGCCCTGATCAACGATCTGGTGCCGGCATTGGATTACCTGGCCGCTTCCCTGGAGCGCAAGGCCGAGGAATTCAAGGACGTCGTGAAGTCCGGCCGCACCCACCTCATGGACGCCACTCCGGTGACCATGGGCCAGGAATTCGGCGGTTACGCCGCCCAGGTCCGTTACGGCATCGAGCGCGTGCAGGCCTCCCTCCCCCGCGTCGCCGAAGTTCCGCTGGGCGGCACCGCCGTCGGCACCGGCATCAACACCCCGGCCGGCTTCCCGCAGCGCGTCATCGCCCTCCTTGCCGAGGACACCGGGCTGCCCCTGACCGAAGCGCGCGACCACTTTGAGGCGCAGGCCAACCGCGACGCCCTGGTTGAGGTCTCCGGCATGCTGCGCACCATCGCAGTGTCCTTCTCCAAGATCGCCAACGACCTGCGCTGGATGGGCTCCGGCCCCAACACCGGCCTGGGCGAAATCGCCATCCCCGATCTGCAGCCGGGTTCCTCGATCATGCCGGGCAAGGTCAACCCCGTCATTTCCGAGGCCGTCATGCAGGTTGCCGCCCAGGTTGTGGGCAACGACGCCGCCATCGCCTGGGCAGGCACCTTCGGTTACTTCGAGCTCAACGTCGGCATCCCCGTCATTGCCTCGAACCTGCTCGAATCCATCCGCCTGCTCGCCAACTCCTCGCGGATCATGGCGGACAAGATGATTGACGGGATCGAAGCCAACGTGGAGCGCGCCCGCTACCTGGCCGAGGCTTCCCCGTCCATCGTCACCCCGCTGAACAAGTACATCGGCTACGAGAACGCCGCCAAGATCGCCAAGTACGCGGTCAAGGAAGGCAAGACCATCCGCCAGGCCGTCGTCGAACTCGGTTTTGTCGAGCGCGGCGAGGTTACTGAGGACCAGCTTGATGCTGCCCTCGACGTCCTCTCCATGACGAAGCCGCCGCAGGCTTAG
- a CDS encoding carbonic anhydrase codes for MNEPSASAITPAQAWQTLHEGNARFVAGESSHPNQDANRRSSLVHEQNPFAVIFGCSDSRLAAEIIFDLGLGDAFVIRTAGQVIDDAVLGSLEYSVAVLGVPLIVVLGHDSCGAVTAAKRTVDTGEMPGGHIRNLVERITPSVLAAQRNGLTEVNDMVVEHTKQTAERLVESSSMISAAVEEGRTAVIGVSYRLAEGAADLVSGYGALSHPAVVRSPLS; via the coding sequence GTGAATGAACCCAGCGCATCAGCAATAACCCCGGCCCAGGCATGGCAGACGCTGCATGAAGGCAATGCCCGCTTCGTCGCCGGAGAATCCTCGCATCCCAACCAAGACGCCAACAGGCGCAGCTCCCTCGTCCACGAGCAGAACCCTTTCGCCGTTATCTTCGGCTGTTCCGACTCCCGGCTCGCGGCTGAAATCATCTTCGACCTCGGTCTCGGCGACGCGTTCGTGATCCGCACGGCCGGCCAGGTCATTGACGACGCCGTCCTCGGCTCCCTCGAATACAGCGTCGCGGTGCTCGGTGTCCCGCTGATCGTAGTGCTGGGCCATGACAGCTGCGGCGCGGTGACCGCAGCCAAACGCACCGTGGACACCGGTGAAATGCCCGGCGGCCACATCCGCAACCTGGTGGAGCGGATCACCCCGTCAGTCCTGGCGGCCCAGCGCAACGGACTTACCGAGGTCAACGACATGGTCGTGGAGCACACCAAGCAGACGGCTGAACGCCTGGTGGAGAGTTCCTCAATGATTTCCGCAGCCGTCGAGGAAGGCCGGACCGCGGTCATCGGTGTTTCCTACCGGCTGGCCGAAGGTGCTGCGGACCTGGTCTCCGGGTACGGCGCCCTCTCCCACCCCGCCGTCGTGCGTTCACCCCTGTCCTAG